From the genome of Bordetella sp. H567, one region includes:
- a CDS encoding ABC transporter substrate-binding protein, whose protein sequence is MAWTSLRAVSLAAMASALIPIAPSAFAQPTEVVRFLQNETDPPSIAFYNKAIAEFEKQNPGIKIEMESVSTDARLQKVTAALRAHTMPEVFKLLSEERVEFARKGYLAPLDSLVSDIGEKDFVAGSLSRIDGHYYDVPYALNNFSVLWYRDDLLKAAGLQVPKNWDELKAAAKALNKDGVNGFILPAGQNRMTSLYLAMLMWSAGGTFFDKDLNVSFDNPGTIKALAFMKDMAQYAPKGLVSYSYSDMINVYLTGKIGLDIYAPRLIANAQQSVPKLAQETGAALMPVGPAGVGVKFLSTNSYAIASPKTGAKHTEAAMKFLKFIVSGDRARDFALTAYPHMIPPIKSAQEAVLAAGKSALDGRVDVARTAFDVSNSLDFDQEAGATFSGGKVVMSGVHNPYIGPIIARGIPAQVVQHVVAGGEDPAKAAAWGAAQMNALVRDLKDR, encoded by the coding sequence ATGGCCTGGACATCCCTGCGGGCAGTATCGCTTGCCGCCATGGCGAGCGCCCTCATTCCGATTGCCCCATCCGCGTTCGCGCAGCCCACCGAGGTGGTGCGCTTCCTGCAGAACGAAACCGATCCACCCAGCATCGCGTTCTACAACAAGGCGATCGCCGAGTTCGAAAAACAGAACCCGGGCATCAAGATCGAAATGGAATCGGTCAGCACCGATGCCCGGCTGCAGAAGGTGACCGCCGCGCTGCGCGCGCACACCATGCCCGAGGTCTTCAAGCTGCTTTCGGAGGAACGCGTCGAGTTCGCGCGCAAAGGCTATCTCGCTCCGCTGGACAGCCTGGTATCGGACATCGGCGAGAAGGACTTCGTCGCAGGATCGCTGTCCCGGATCGACGGACACTACTACGACGTACCGTATGCGCTGAACAACTTCAGCGTGCTTTGGTACCGCGACGATCTGCTGAAGGCGGCCGGGCTGCAGGTCCCGAAGAACTGGGACGAGCTGAAGGCGGCCGCGAAGGCGCTGAACAAGGATGGCGTCAACGGCTTTATCCTGCCCGCGGGGCAGAACCGCATGACCAGCCTGTACCTGGCCATGCTGATGTGGTCGGCCGGGGGCACCTTCTTCGACAAGGACCTGAACGTCAGCTTCGACAACCCGGGCACGATCAAGGCGCTGGCGTTCATGAAGGACATGGCGCAGTACGCGCCCAAGGGGCTGGTCTCGTACTCGTACAGCGACATGATCAATGTCTACCTGACGGGCAAGATCGGCCTGGACATCTATGCCCCGCGCCTGATCGCCAACGCCCAGCAGTCCGTGCCCAAGCTGGCGCAAGAGACGGGCGCGGCCCTGATGCCCGTGGGCCCGGCCGGCGTCGGGGTCAAGTTCCTGAGCACCAACAGCTACGCCATCGCCAGCCCCAAGACCGGCGCGAAACACACCGAAGCCGCGATGAAGTTCCTGAAGTTCATCGTCAGCGGGGACCGCGCGCGCGATTTCGCGCTCACCGCCTACCCGCACATGATTCCCCCGATCAAAAGCGCGCAGGAAGCCGTGCTTGCCGCCGGGAAGAGCGCGCTGGACGGCAGGGTCGACGTCGCGCGCACCGCCTTCGACGTCTCGAATTCGCTGGATTTCGACCAGGAGGCGGGCGCCACCTTCAGCGGCGGTAAGGTGGTCATGTCCGGCGTACACAACCCCTATATCGGTCCCATCATCGCGCGCGGGATTCCGGCGCAGGTGGTCCAGCACGTGGTGGCCGGCGGCGAAGACCCCGCCAAGGCGGCCGCCTGGGGCGCCGCGCAGATGAATGCGCTGGTGCGCGACCTGAAGGACCGCTAG
- a CDS encoding LysR family transcriptional regulator encodes MHLDPTSLRLFISVIEEKTIAAAAEREHIAAAAVSKRMSELEDQLRTQLLVRTNKGIQPTNAGMALAAMARRALRELDDIAVSMREYASGARGFIRVFANISALTQFLPGDIRAFAAAYPNIQLQLEEKISPVILKAVHENAADVGIFSGMPPGREVEVLPYRRDTLALIAPAHHPLLAKQDFSFADALAYDFVGLHTGSAINHIVANAADRLEQSLRVKVQVTGFDTLCFMVNAGLGLGVLPVDIATLYARIFDIGILRIDAPWAHRELQICVRSFQALPTAAKLFVNHLTGKGQAAEE; translated from the coding sequence ATGCACCTGGATCCCACCTCCCTGCGGCTGTTCATCAGCGTGATCGAGGAAAAAACGATCGCCGCCGCCGCCGAGCGCGAGCACATCGCGGCCGCGGCGGTCAGCAAGCGCATGAGCGAGCTGGAAGACCAGCTGCGCACCCAGTTGCTCGTCCGTACGAACAAGGGGATACAGCCCACCAACGCCGGCATGGCCCTGGCGGCCATGGCGCGGCGGGCGCTGCGGGAGCTGGACGACATCGCCGTGTCCATGCGCGAATACGCCAGCGGCGCGCGCGGCTTTATCCGCGTTTTCGCGAATATTTCCGCGCTGACGCAGTTCCTGCCGGGTGACATCCGCGCCTTCGCGGCGGCCTATCCCAACATCCAGCTCCAGCTGGAAGAGAAAATCTCTCCGGTCATCCTGAAAGCCGTGCACGAGAACGCCGCCGACGTGGGCATTTTCTCCGGCATGCCACCGGGCCGGGAGGTCGAGGTCCTGCCCTACCGCCGCGACACGCTGGCGCTGATCGCGCCGGCGCATCACCCGCTGCTGGCGAAGCAGGATTTCAGCTTTGCCGACGCGCTGGCCTACGATTTCGTCGGCCTGCATACCGGCAGCGCCATCAACCACATCGTCGCCAATGCGGCGGACCGGCTCGAACAGTCCTTGCGGGTCAAGGTGCAGGTCACGGGCTTCGACACCCTGTGCTTCATGGTGAACGCCGGCCTGGGCCTGGGGGTGCTGCCCGTGGATATCGCCACGCTCTATGCGCGCATTTTCGATATCGGCATCCTGCGCATCGACGCACCCTGGGCGCACCGCGAACTGCAGATATGCGTGCGGTCCTTCCAGGCCCTGCCCACGGCCGCCAAGCTATTCGTCAACCATTTGACCGGGAAAGGCCAGGCCGCCGAGGAATGA
- a CDS encoding hydroxymethylglutaryl-CoA lyase, which yields MTSTPNGNPTNGRLHIQEVAPRDGFQNESQFVETEDKIRFIDALSACGYAKIEATSFTSPKAIPGLRDAEIVMHEITRHPGVVYTALVPNVRGAERALSCKVDEVNLVMSVSETHNRSNLRMSRDESFAQLSDVIDAVRGSHVAINVSLSTVFGCPMEGDIDPYEVFELMDRFAQRGVNGITLCDTTGMAYPSQVEAISRRAKSLFPQLELTLHFHNTRGMALANTMAALRAGVDRFDASLGGIGGCPYAPGASGNACTEELVHMLQLDGYDTGVDLAGILAAAQTLPALIGHDVPSQILKAGTRDRRHPAPCQ from the coding sequence ATGACCAGTACACCGAACGGCAATCCGACGAACGGCCGGCTCCATATCCAGGAAGTCGCGCCCCGCGACGGTTTCCAGAACGAAAGCCAGTTCGTCGAAACCGAGGACAAGATCCGTTTCATCGACGCCTTGTCGGCCTGCGGCTATGCCAAGATCGAGGCCACTTCGTTCACCTCGCCCAAGGCGATACCCGGGCTGCGCGACGCCGAGATCGTCATGCACGAAATCACGCGGCATCCCGGCGTGGTCTACACGGCCCTGGTGCCCAATGTACGCGGGGCGGAACGGGCGCTGTCCTGCAAGGTCGACGAGGTCAACCTGGTGATGTCGGTCAGCGAAACCCACAACCGGTCGAACCTGCGCATGTCGCGCGACGAGTCCTTCGCGCAGCTGTCCGATGTCATCGATGCCGTGCGGGGCAGCCACGTCGCCATCAATGTATCGCTGTCGACGGTGTTCGGCTGCCCGATGGAAGGCGATATCGACCCGTATGAAGTCTTCGAGCTGATGGACCGCTTCGCGCAGCGCGGCGTCAACGGCATCACCCTGTGCGACACCACCGGAATGGCCTATCCCAGCCAGGTCGAAGCGATATCGCGCCGCGCGAAGTCCCTGTTCCCGCAGCTGGAGCTCACGCTGCATTTCCACAATACGCGCGGCATGGCGCTGGCCAATACCATGGCGGCCCTGCGGGCGGGCGTGGACCGCTTCGATGCCTCGCTGGGCGGCATCGGCGGCTGCCCGTACGCGCCGGGCGCCAGCGGCAACGCCTGCACGGAAGAACTGGTGCACATGCTGCAGCTGGACGGCTACGACACGGGCGTGGACCTGGCCGGAATACTGGCCGCCGCCCAGACCCTGCCGGCGCTGATCGGCCACGACGTGCCCAGCCAGATATTGAAGGCCGGCACGCGCGACCGGCGGCATCCGGCGCCTTGCCAGTAA
- a CDS encoding LysR family transcriptional regulator produces MNKIKEIEALVAAIEKGSLAKAALDQGVTPAMLGRRIDALETRLGVRLVHRTTRHLTLTEQGALFLDSCHKILDEMEYAERMVSEGRNKATGQLSVYAPAAFGRRHVAPHARAFVAQHPGVHITFNLTTSPIDLVRERYDVGIRIGQDGVDPNFVAVKLAKNRRVICGSPGYFERHGVPRRPEDLMRHNCLVFSSPSHHGNDWGFEVGGRTVTVRVAGNVGCNDGELLTHWALDGLGLARRSTWEVQPYLESGQLMSVLDEYARPGQDILAVYAPQRYVPAKVRFFISALRAIYAQPGYWSRPVSAQD; encoded by the coding sequence ATGAACAAGATCAAGGAAATCGAGGCACTGGTTGCCGCCATCGAAAAGGGCAGCCTGGCCAAGGCGGCGCTGGACCAGGGCGTAACGCCAGCCATGCTGGGGCGCCGCATTGACGCCCTGGAAACGCGACTGGGCGTGAGGCTGGTGCACCGCACCACGCGGCACCTGACGTTGACGGAGCAGGGCGCCTTGTTCCTGGACAGCTGCCACAAGATCCTGGACGAAATGGAGTACGCCGAAAGAATGGTCTCCGAGGGCCGCAACAAGGCGACCGGGCAATTGAGCGTCTACGCGCCGGCCGCCTTCGGGCGCCGCCACGTCGCGCCGCATGCGCGCGCCTTCGTGGCGCAGCATCCGGGCGTGCACATCACGTTCAACCTGACCACCAGTCCGATCGACCTGGTTCGGGAACGCTACGACGTGGGCATACGCATCGGGCAGGACGGCGTCGACCCGAACTTCGTCGCGGTGAAGCTGGCGAAGAACCGTCGCGTGATCTGCGGGTCGCCGGGCTATTTCGAGCGCCACGGGGTGCCGCGGCGTCCGGAGGACCTGATGCGGCACAACTGCCTGGTGTTCAGTTCGCCCTCGCATCACGGCAACGACTGGGGCTTCGAGGTGGGCGGACGGACGGTGACCGTGCGGGTGGCCGGCAATGTCGGTTGCAACGATGGCGAGCTGCTGACGCATTGGGCACTGGATGGATTGGGGCTGGCACGGCGCTCCACCTGGGAGGTGCAGCCGTACCTGGAATCGGGCCAACTGATGTCGGTGCTGGACGAATATGCGCGGCCCGGGCAGGACATCCTGGCGGTCTATGCGCCGCAACGGTATGTGCCGGCCAAGGTGCGGTTCTTCATTTCGGCGCTGCGGGCGATCTACGCGCAGCCGGGCTACTGGTCCCGGCCGGTGTCGGCCCAGGACTGA
- a CDS encoding glutathione S-transferase family protein codes for MKFHYSPGSCALAVHIALEEAGAEYEAHRVHFDRQEQRSPEYLKINPLGRVPVLETPRGVLTEVIAILGYIAAAYPQAALAPADAFDMARMMSFNAFLSSSVHVAYAHHTRGARWSDDAGCQASMAAKAPANYSDLFQMIETRKLGTAWAMGEQYTVADPYLYVMTRWLARMDIDVARFPGVAAHHRRMNERPAVQRALQAQGLSA; via the coding sequence ATGAAATTCCATTATTCGCCTGGTTCCTGCGCGCTGGCCGTCCATATCGCGCTGGAAGAAGCGGGTGCCGAATACGAGGCGCACCGCGTGCATTTCGACCGGCAGGAGCAGCGTTCGCCGGAGTACCTGAAGATCAACCCCTTGGGCCGCGTGCCGGTACTGGAGACGCCGCGCGGGGTGCTGACGGAGGTGATCGCCATCCTCGGCTATATCGCCGCCGCGTATCCGCAAGCGGCCCTGGCGCCGGCCGATGCCTTCGACATGGCGCGCATGATGTCCTTCAATGCCTTCCTGTCGTCCAGCGTGCATGTCGCCTATGCCCACCACACGCGCGGCGCCCGCTGGTCGGACGATGCCGGATGCCAGGCCAGCATGGCGGCCAAGGCGCCCGCGAACTATTCCGATCTGTTCCAGATGATCGAAACCCGCAAGCTCGGCACCGCGTGGGCGATGGGCGAACAGTACACGGTGGCGGATCCGTATCTTTACGTGATGACCCGCTGGCTGGCACGGATGGACATCGATGTCGCGCGCTTTCCTGGCGTCGCCGCCCATCATCGGCGCATGAACGAACGGCCGGCGGTGCAGCGGGCCTTGCAGGCCCAGGGCTTGTCCGCATAG
- a CDS encoding GNAT family N-acetyltransferase: MEAAPELSFRPATEADIPTLLALRQQTMTPHLERAGAPRDRDANLARVNYRLQDALLVYEGAALVGLFKVARDGPEWTLVQVQIVPGRQGQGLGGHLVRALQAQAAQAGCAITLEVLKGNPARRLYERCGFAVVGENALEYCMRWSP, translated from the coding sequence ATGGAAGCTGCCCCTGAATTGTCGTTTCGCCCCGCCACCGAGGCGGACATTCCCACCCTGCTCGCCTTGCGGCAGCAGACCATGACCCCCCATCTGGAACGCGCGGGCGCACCGCGCGATCGCGACGCCAATCTGGCGCGGGTGAACTATCGGCTACAGGATGCGCTGCTGGTGTACGAGGGCGCGGCGCTGGTCGGCCTTTTCAAGGTCGCGCGCGACGGTCCCGAATGGACGCTTGTGCAAGTGCAGATCGTGCCCGGCCGCCAGGGGCAGGGCTTGGGCGGACATCTGGTGCGCGCGCTGCAGGCGCAGGCGGCACAGGCCGGTTGCGCCATCACCCTGGAGGTATTGAAGGGCAACCCGGCGCGGCGCCTGTATGAGCGTTGCGGCTTCGCCGTGGTGGGCGAAAACGCGCTGGAGTACTGCATGCGGTGGTCGCCGTAG